From the genome of uncultured Methanobacterium sp.:
GAATGTGGACTATTGTACGGATACCAACCATTGTATCCCGTACCTGTGATGGTGGTACCACCTCACGATGGTCTGCAATGCAAGTGGGTATGTCAATGATTTCTGCATACAAACAGGCTGCAGGAGAAGCCGCTACCGGTGACTTCGCATACGCAGCTAAACACGCAGAAGTTATTCACATGGGTACTTACCTACCTGTAAGAAGAGCTCGAGGGGAAAACGAACCTGGAGGAATCGCCTTCGGTTACCTAGCAGATATCTGTCAGTCCTCACGTGTTAACTGGGAAGACCCTGTGCGGGTTAGCCTGGACGTGGTGGCTTCCGGAGCTATGCTATACGACCAGATCTGGCTAGGTTCCTACATGTCCGGTGGTGTCGGATTCACTCAGTACGCTACCGCAGCATACACTGACAACATTCTGGACGACTTTACCTACTTTGGTAAAGAATACGTAGAAGACAAATTCGGTTTAACCGAAGCACCTAACAACATGGACACAGTCCTGGATGTAGGTTCAGAAGTTACTTTCTACGCTCTAGAACAGTTCGAAGAATACCCAGCACTACTGGAAACTATCTTCGGTGGATCACAGAGAGCATCCATTGTTGCAGCCGCAGCAGGATGTTCAACCGCAATGGCAACTGGAAACGCTCAAACTGGACTAAGCGCATGGTACTTATCCATGTACTTACACAAAGAACAGCACTCCAGACTTGGGTTCTATGGTTACGACCTGCAGGACCAGTGTGGTGCATCCAACGTGTTCTCAATTAGGAACGACGAAGGATTACCAACTGAACTGAGAGGAGCTAACTACCCCAACTACGCCATGAACGTGGGTCACCAGGGTGAATACGCTGGTATTTCACAGGCTGCTCACGCTGCCCGTGGAGACGCATTCGTCCTGAACCCACTGGTTAAAATAGCCTTTGCTGACCCTAACTTGACCTTTGACTTTACTCAGGTCAGAGCAGAGTTCGCTAAAGGTGCACTAAGAGAATTCGAACCAGCCGGAGAAAGAGCTCTAATTTCCCCAGCCAAGTAAATAGGTGTTTTAACACCTATTTTTTATTTATTTAAAAAAAAGGAGGAGTAAAATATGGACCCTACGAGTATGATCGCAGGATTAGGTGTTGTTGCTCTAATGGGTGCTGCTGCAACCATTGCTGGCGCCGCAGAGGACTTAGAGTCCGATGTCGGATCCATGAGTAACCCTAACTCTCAGGTACAACTGGCACCCCAGATGGGCAACCTTCACAGAATGTTCAACAAGGCTATCTCTGGTGAACCAGTACAGATGGGTACCTGGGCAGGTATAGCCGGTTCTGTAGCTTTTGTTCTGATGGGATCACTGCAACTACCAGTTATAATGTCAATAGCTGGAGGAGCAGCCATAGCAGCTTTGGTTCACGCCGCATTCGCCACAACATCTCATTTAGGAAGGATCGTAAGCCAATCCCAATTTAATCAACCATTATTCCTGGATGTAATAACCCAGCACTTAGGACCAATAACTGGTCATGGATTTATAGTAACCTTTTGTATAGTAGGATTATCATACCTGATGACTTTAAGCTTACCAGGCTTCGCCCACCCATTTGCACTGCCCTTCCTGGCAGTATTGTGGGGAATAACCATCGGTGCCATTGGTTCATCAACAGGAGATGTTCACTATGGTGCTGAAAGGGAATACCAACAGTACCCATTCGGTGGAGGTATCCCAGTAGCTATTCACGGTGACATCACCAGAAATGCAGAACTCGGTGCCAGGAACTCCATAGATGTAGTTTACTTCTGTGCCAAATTCGGTGGACCTGTTACAGGATTTGCCTTTGGACTCATAGTATTCTTAAGCTTCTGGACCACAATAGTCTTCGGAGCTGCCGGAGGAGTAGTTGCCGGTCTAGTGATAGTCTTACTCTTAATATACATCAACAACCGAATCGAAGTATTTGCCAGAAACAAATACGGACCATACAGAGAATAAGGAGGTTTTAATGATGGACCCATTATTAATGATAGGTGCTGTAACCGCTGCAGGCATCCTCATTGGTGGAGGTGTACACTTCATACCAGTGGGTGGTGCTCCAGCAGCTATAGCAACAGCAACAGGTGTGGGAACAGGTACTGCTATGTTAGCAGCTGGTTCAGGAATGACTGGACTAATTACCGCCGCAGCCATGACCGGACAGCCACTCTGGCTAATTCTGGCATCAGGTGCAGTCGGTTCCATGCTCATGATAGGTGTTACCATGCTGGTAGGTAACTGGGTATATGTATGGGGTGTAGGAACTGTACCAGTATCTGCCAAGGTAAATACTGACCCAATTACAAAATATCCCCAAGAAAAATACGTAACCCCTGGTACTGAAGGACACGGAATACCAACCGTATGTTTTGTTAGTGGAATAATTGGAGGACTTTTAGGAGGAATTGGTGGTGGACTGGCTTACTGGGCCATTTACGAATCACTGGTTACCTTACCTGCTTACGCTCCATTAATATCCGGACAAACATCCATAGCCGCAGCAATGGTTGCTGGAATGTTTGCTTTAGGTTTATTCTTCGTTAACGCAGTAATCGCGTCTTACAACATTGGAGGAACCATCGAAGGATTCCACGACCCAAAATTCAAAAGAATCCCTAAAGGAATTGTGGCCTGTCTTTTAGCATCACTGGTAACAGGACTCATTGGAGTATTATTACTTAAAGGAGGTGTTTTCTAATGTCAGCAGCAGCAGGTGGAGGCGGTGAATCTTCCGTTGACCCAAAAATGACCGCTGGTATTGGAATAATAGGTGGACTCTTAGGCATATACTTAACACCAATTAACCCTGTACTTGGACCTCTTCTAGCAGCTTTAGGTGCTGTGTGTGCCATAATGTGGGGTGCAGATGCCATTGCCCGAGTAGCTAGCTACGGTTTAGGTACTGGTGTGCCTTCCATTGGATACATGTCACTAGCAGTAGGTGTTATCGGTTCCCTGGCAGGTCTTGCCGGTGGTATGATGATCCCAGGCTACACTATATTAGCCCCATTACTGGGAGTAGTTCTGGCTGTTATTTTAGGTGGAGTAATTGCTTTAATCGCTAAAAAGATTATAGGAATGAAAATACCTGTACTGGTAACTGGTACAATGGAACTAACT
Proteins encoded in this window:
- the mtrD gene encoding tetrahydromethanopterin S-methyltransferase subunit D, with the protein product MDPLLMIGAVTAAGILIGGGVHFIPVGGAPAAIATATGVGTGTAMLAAGSGMTGLITAAAMTGQPLWLILASGAVGSMLMIGVTMLVGNWVYVWGVGTVPVSAKVNTDPITKYPQEKYVTPGTEGHGIPTVCFVSGIIGGLLGGIGGGLAYWAIYESLVTLPAYAPLISGQTSIAAAMVAGMFALGLFFVNAVIASYNIGGTIEGFHDPKFKRIPKGIVACLLASLVTGLIGVLLLKGGVF
- the mtrC gene encoding tetrahydromethanopterin S-methyltransferase subunit C; the protein is MSAAAGGGGESSVDPKMTAGIGIIGGLLGIYLTPINPVLGPLLAALGAVCAIMWGADAIARVASYGLGTGVPSIGYMSLAVGVIGSLAGLAGGMMIPGYTILAPLLGVVLAVILGGVIALIAKKIIGMKIPVLVTGTMELTGAAAISILGFSAAIAGSYAMAPILKSVVATGFIGLLFILNTMAIQHPFNACLGPQEDRTRTLKLAASTGFMSMAIVGLLGIGTSKAWWVIAVIGALAWFISMRMFLQASKEDAASVAWSGMWPKEEEH
- the mtrE gene encoding tetrahydromethanopterin S-methyltransferase subunit E — its product is MDPTSMIAGLGVVALMGAAATIAGAAEDLESDVGSMSNPNSQVQLAPQMGNLHRMFNKAISGEPVQMGTWAGIAGSVAFVLMGSLQLPVIMSIAGGAAIAALVHAAFATTSHLGRIVSQSQFNQPLFLDVITQHLGPITGHGFIVTFCIVGLSYLMTLSLPGFAHPFALPFLAVLWGITIGAIGSSTGDVHYGAEREYQQYPFGGGIPVAIHGDITRNAELGARNSIDVVYFCAKFGGPVTGFAFGLIVFLSFWTTIVFGAAGGVVAGLVIVLLLIYINNRIEVFARNKYGPYRE
- the mcrA gene encoding coenzyme-B sulfoethylthiotransferase subunit alpha, whose product is MAEKLFINALKKAFKEDPTDKTTEYFKFGGWKQSERKREFVEAGKEVAAKRGIPQYDPDVGTPLGQRVLMPYQVSTTDTFVEGDDLHFVNNAAMQQFWDDIRRTVIVGLNTAHTVIEKRLGKEVTPETITHYLETVNHAMPGAAVVQEHMVETHPLLTADSYVKVFTGNDEIADEIDQRYVLNINKEFPEHQADVLKAEVGDGMWTIVRIPTIVSRTCDGGTTSRWSAMQVGMSMISAYKQAAGEAATGDFAYAAKHAEVIHMGTYLPVRRARGENEPGGIAFGYLADICQSSRVNWEDPVRVSLDVVASGAMLYDQIWLGSYMSGGVGFTQYATAAYTDNILDDFTYFGKEYVEDKFGLTEAPNNMDTVLDVGSEVTFYALEQFEEYPALLETIFGGSQRASIVAAAAGCSTAMATGNAQTGLSAWYLSMYLHKEQHSRLGFYGYDLQDQCGASNVFSIRNDEGLPTELRGANYPNYAMNVGHQGEYAGISQAAHAARGDAFVLNPLVKIAFADPNLTFDFTQVRAEFAKGALREFEPAGERALISPAK